Proteins found in one Hypericibacter terrae genomic segment:
- a CDS encoding NAD(P)/FAD-dependent oxidoreductase translates to MTRPFDAIVTGAGISGAAAAYELASGRRVLMLEAESRPGYHSTGRSAALYTPNYGNDVVRALILAGRPFLDRPPAGFAEHPMVKPRGAIAIAGPSESETFEERLALSGPGHEIHEITPEEAIRQVPILRREGIARALFEIDIEDMDVAAIHQGFLTGFRRRGGELVCDARVDRIERRQGRWQIRAGEVAAAAPILINAAGAWADEIAALAGLPPVGLVPKRRTAILVDLPPGSDPARWPALDDCSNEHYFRPDSGTRLMVSPGDETPSPPCDAQPDEMDVAHLVDWLERTTTLQVRRLAHQWAGLRSFVADYSPVVGADPLAEGFYWLAGQGGYGIMLAEPLARGLKGLIESGELPADLLRHGATAAALAPRRAGLAPAT, encoded by the coding sequence ATGACCCGACCCTTCGACGCCATCGTGACCGGCGCCGGCATCTCGGGCGCGGCGGCGGCCTATGAGCTGGCGTCCGGACGGCGCGTGCTGATGCTCGAGGCCGAGTCGCGCCCCGGCTATCATTCGACCGGCCGGTCGGCGGCGCTCTATACGCCCAACTATGGCAACGACGTGGTGCGCGCCCTGATCCTGGCGGGCCGCCCCTTCCTCGATCGCCCGCCCGCCGGCTTCGCCGAGCATCCGATGGTCAAGCCGCGAGGCGCCATCGCCATCGCGGGTCCTTCGGAAAGCGAGACCTTCGAGGAAAGGCTGGCGCTCTCCGGTCCCGGCCATGAGATCCATGAGATCACGCCCGAGGAAGCGATTCGCCAGGTGCCGATCCTGCGGCGCGAGGGGATCGCCCGCGCGCTGTTCGAGATCGACATCGAGGATATGGACGTGGCGGCGATCCATCAGGGCTTCCTCACCGGCTTTCGCCGCCGCGGCGGCGAGCTGGTCTGCGATGCGCGGGTGGATCGGATCGAGCGGCGGCAGGGGCGCTGGCAGATTCGGGCCGGGGAGGTCGCGGCGGCCGCGCCGATCCTGATCAACGCCGCCGGCGCCTGGGCCGACGAGATCGCGGCCCTGGCGGGCCTGCCGCCGGTGGGCCTGGTACCCAAGCGGCGCACCGCCATCCTGGTCGATCTTCCGCCCGGCAGCGATCCGGCGCGCTGGCCGGCGCTCGACGACTGCAGCAACGAGCATTATTTCCGGCCCGACAGCGGCACAAGGCTGATGGTCTCGCCCGGCGACGAGACTCCCTCGCCGCCCTGCGACGCCCAGCCCGACGAGATGGATGTCGCCCATCTGGTGGATTGGCTCGAGCGCACCACGACGCTCCAGGTCCGCAGGCTGGCGCATCAATGGGCGGGCCTGCGCAGCTTCGTCGCCGATTACAGCCCGGTCGTGGGCGCCGATCCGCTGGCCGAAGGCTTCTATTGGCTCGCCGGACAGGGCGGCTACGGCATCATGCTGGCCGAGCCCCTGGCGCGCGGCCTCAAGGGCCTGATCGAATCGGGCGAGCTGCCCGCCGATCTCCTCCGTCATGGCGCGACGGCGGCCGCGCTGGCGCCCCGGCGCGCGGGACTCGCTCCCGCCACCTGA
- a CDS encoding aminotransferase class IV yields the protein MSSLANERVAYFNGRVVPESDVLIPFRDRGFLAGDAAFDTARSFGHKIFRLKEHLDRLYRSLRYLKIDPGLSPKEMSAITEDVFARNTHLLDKDDDYWVSQRISRGVPADDLTVSSDARPTVIVECKPLPLKQRATLFRDGIEVVVPSVRRAAPDMLSPRAKTHNYLNLTMGDLEARERNPKGWAILLDADGNIAEGTGSNFFMVRDGIVMTPQSRYVLPGVSRAVTLELAAKLKIPHQERDIDLYDAYTADEAFLTSTSLCICPVRSINGRAVAETAIPGPVTRQLIDAYAGLVGMDFVGQYLRRIER from the coding sequence ATGTCCTCCTTGGCGAATGAACGGGTCGCTTATTTCAACGGGCGCGTCGTGCCCGAAAGCGACGTGCTGATCCCGTTTCGCGATCGCGGCTTCCTCGCCGGCGACGCCGCCTTCGACACGGCGCGCTCGTTCGGCCACAAGATCTTCCGTCTCAAGGAACATCTCGACCGCCTCTATCGCTCGCTGCGCTATCTCAAGATCGATCCGGGCCTCAGCCCCAAGGAAATGAGCGCGATCACCGAGGATGTGTTCGCGCGCAACACGCATCTCCTGGACAAGGACGACGATTACTGGGTCAGCCAGCGCATCTCGCGCGGCGTGCCGGCCGACGACCTCACGGTCAGCAGCGACGCGCGGCCGACGGTGATCGTCGAGTGCAAACCGCTGCCGCTGAAGCAGCGTGCGACACTGTTCCGCGACGGCATCGAGGTGGTGGTGCCCTCGGTCCGGCGCGCAGCCCCCGACATGCTGAGCCCGCGCGCCAAGACCCATAATTATCTCAACCTGACCATGGGCGATCTCGAGGCGCGCGAGCGCAACCCCAAAGGCTGGGCGATCCTGCTCGATGCCGACGGCAATATCGCCGAGGGCACCGGCAGCAATTTCTTCATGGTGCGGGACGGCATCGTGATGACGCCGCAATCGCGCTATGTGCTGCCCGGCGTCTCGCGCGCGGTCACGCTCGAGCTCGCGGCGAAGCTCAAGATCCCGCATCAGGAGCGCGACATCGATCTCTACGACGCCTACACGGCCGACGAGGCCTTCCTGACCTCGACCAGCCTCTGCATCTGCCCGGTGCGCAGCATCAATGGCCGTGCCGTGGCCGAGACCGCCATCCCGGGGCCTGTCACCCGGCAGCTCATCGACGCCTACGCCGGGTTGGTCGGCATGGATTTCGTCGGCCAATATCTGCGTCGCATCGAGCGCTGA